A single genomic interval of Syntrophobotulus glycolicus DSM 8271 harbors:
- a CDS encoding response regulator transcription factor — MTYQVYLVVHEMNLNHLLSLYLQKEGLAITSFVQGEKACKYIDKNPHMWIVDSGIPDIDGYQILNEVKEKYPETPVIMISERSSNTDRVIALEIGCDDYLPKPFLPKELALRAKKMLERTYGSPDIQGSPPVHRLLPYRIDELARIVQEDTAVINLTAKEFDLLLLLAKNPFRTFSREQILKYVWNEEHFGSDRSVDDLVRRLRRKMSCLRIESVYGYGYRLLTNPLADIR; from the coding sequence ATGACGTATCAGGTATATCTTGTTGTGCATGAGATGAATTTAAATCATTTGCTTTCTTTATACCTGCAAAAGGAAGGCCTGGCCATCACATCTTTTGTTCAGGGGGAGAAAGCGTGCAAATATATCGATAAGAATCCCCATATGTGGATTGTCGACAGCGGCATCCCCGATATCGACGGCTATCAGATTTTAAATGAGGTGAAGGAAAAATACCCTGAGACTCCCGTGATCATGATTTCGGAGAGAAGTTCCAATACAGACAGGGTGATCGCCCTGGAAATCGGCTGTGATGACTACCTGCCCAAGCCGTTCCTGCCGAAGGAGCTGGCCTTAAGGGCCAAGAAAATGCTGGAGCGCACCTATGGCAGCCCGGATATCCAGGGAAGCCCGCCGGTGCACCGGCTTCTGCCCTATAGGATTGACGAGCTGGCCCGGATTGTCCAGGAGGATACGGCGGTGATCAACCTGACGGCAAAGGAATTTGACCTCCTGCTTCTGCTGGCGAAAAACCCCTTTCGGACCTTTTCCAGGGAGCAGATTTTAAAATATGTCTGGAATGAGGAGCATTTCGGCTCGGACCGTTCGGTAGACGATCTTGTCCGGAGGCTCCGGCGCAAAATGAGCTGTCTGCGAATTGAATCCGTATATGGATACGGGTACAGATTGCTGACCAATCCATTGGCCGATATCAGATAA
- a CDS encoding flagellar hook capping FlgD N-terminal domain-containing protein, whose translation MSVSSVNSTSYTTAGTASSRDTSTSLDKEDFLNLLVTQLKYQDPLNPSDSTEYVSQLAQFSLLEQMTNMNTSLEALEALTMTGKYITASVTGSSGETTTVEGTVDSVTMSNGEAALVVGGKSIELSDVCAVYDYDRSSLYSLSAMIGKSCEGYIYNAETLDVINVAGTIAGVVKGSYEDYALVDGVQCTLGSITSEDYRSADDEADYLNEHLGEEISATVVDSDGKEVEISGVLESATEEEDGSMTLIMNGVKIPVDGIYSIS comes from the coding sequence ATGAGCGTCAGTTCGGTAAACAGTACATCCTATACGACGGCCGGCACGGCTTCGAGCAGGGATACATCCACCAGCCTGGACAAAGAGGATTTTCTGAATCTGCTGGTCACACAGCTCAAATATCAGGACCCGTTAAATCCTTCGGACAGCACGGAGTATGTCTCCCAGCTGGCCCAGTTCAGCCTCCTGGAACAGATGACCAATATGAATACCAGTCTGGAGGCCCTGGAAGCGCTGACCATGACCGGAAAATACATCACCGCTTCGGTCACCGGCAGCTCCGGGGAAACGACGACCGTGGAAGGAACGGTCGATTCGGTCACCATGAGCAATGGGGAGGCGGCCCTGGTGGTCGGCGGGAAAAGCATTGAGCTTTCGGACGTCTGCGCTGTCTATGATTATGACCGCTCCAGTCTGTACAGTCTCAGTGCGATGATCGGCAAAAGCTGCGAGGGATATATCTATAACGCGGAAACCCTGGATGTCATCAATGTGGCCGGGACCATCGCAGGCGTCGTCAAAGGCAGCTATGAAGATTACGCTCTGGTCGACGGTGTCCAGTGTACGCTCGGTTCCATAACCTCGGAGGATTACCGGAGCGCGGACGATGAAGCGGACTATTTAAATGAACATCTCGGCGAGGAAATCAGCGCCACGGTTGTGGACAGCGACGGCAAGGAAGTAGAGATCAGCGGGGTGCTGGAAAGCGCCACAGAGGAAGAGGACGGCAGCATGACCTTAATCATGAACGGGGTGAAGATTCCGGTTGACGGCATCTACAGCATCAGCTGA
- a CDS encoding flagellar hook protein FlgE codes for MMRALFSAVSGLQAHQKKMDVIGNNIANVNTVAYKASRVTFSDILSQTLSSATGADSTSGRGGSNAKQIGLGVGIGSIDTLMTAGSTESTGNSTDLSIDGDGFFIVKNGSTGTYMFTRAGNFSIDDSGNLVTSDGLNVYGWLNYTVNTDGTYTFDTDSEVEAINLYSDEDNGNKQILKAQATANVSLSGNLDAGESAVGSGLSDIGSSDPEAQYTTTMTVYDSLGNEHELTVSFTKCYVDASGTDPVTTWYYSVAADSGDAALTDASGYLQFDSNGKLVTDDSSYSPTATMTVTPSSASGAGEYEIELDFSNLSTSADDGSVETKGVDGYPSGTLEDISIDSNGIILGVYSNGIEQPLGMIALARFANPSGLLKTGSNYYVATANSGEFTNGVMANGALSSGTLEMSNVDLSTEFSQMITTQRGYQANSRMITTADEMLETIIEMKR; via the coding sequence ATGATGCGGGCATTATTTTCCGCGGTTTCCGGACTGCAGGCCCACCAGAAAAAGATGGATGTCATCGGCAACAACATCGCCAATGTGAACACTGTGGCGTATAAGGCTTCCAGGGTGACCTTCAGTGATATTTTGAGCCAGACCCTGAGCAGTGCCACAGGCGCCGATTCCACGAGCGGCAGGGGAGGCAGCAATGCCAAACAGATCGGCCTCGGTGTCGGGATAGGGTCGATTGACACCCTGATGACAGCCGGCAGCACGGAAAGCACCGGCAATTCAACAGACCTCAGTATTGACGGGGACGGCTTTTTCATCGTGAAAAACGGAAGCACCGGCACGTATATGTTTACCAGGGCCGGGAATTTCTCCATTGACGACAGCGGCAATCTGGTGACCAGCGACGGCCTCAATGTCTATGGCTGGTTGAATTACACCGTCAATACGGACGGAACCTATACCTTTGATACGGACAGCGAGGTCGAGGCGATCAATCTTTATTCCGACGAGGATAACGGCAACAAACAAATCCTGAAAGCGCAGGCGACCGCCAACGTTAGCCTGAGCGGGAACCTGGACGCCGGCGAGTCGGCTGTCGGCTCCGGGTTGAGCGACATCGGCTCAAGCGACCCGGAAGCCCAGTATACGACCACGATGACGGTTTATGACAGCTTGGGCAATGAGCATGAGCTGACCGTCAGCTTTACCAAATGCTATGTGGACGCCAGCGGCACTGATCCGGTCACGACCTGGTATTACAGTGTCGCGGCCGATTCCGGCGACGCGGCGCTTACCGATGCTTCCGGCTATCTGCAATTCGACAGTAACGGCAAGCTGGTCACCGATGATTCGTCCTACAGTCCGACCGCGACGATGACCGTCACGCCCTCCTCCGCCTCGGGGGCCGGTGAGTATGAGATCGAGCTTGATTTTTCCAATCTCAGCACATCGGCGGATGACGGCTCGGTAGAGACAAAGGGAGTTGACGGATACCCGTCCGGAACCTTGGAGGATATCTCCATTGATTCCAACGGGATCATTTTGGGGGTTTACTCCAATGGGATCGAGCAGCCTCTGGGCATGATCGCCCTGGCCCGCTTCGCCAATCCCTCCGGCCTCTTAAAGACCGGTTCCAATTACTATGTGGCTACGGCCAATTCCGGGGAATTCACCAACGGGGTGATGGCCAACGGAGCTTTGTCTTCCGGGACCCTGGAAATGTCCAATGTGGATCTTTCCACGGAGTTCAGCCAGATGATCACCACCCAGAGGGGCTATCAGGCCAACAGCAGAATGATCACCACCGCCGATGAGATGCTGGAAACCATTATCGAGATGAAACGGTAA
- the flgK gene encoding flagellar hook-associated protein FlgK has product MGSSFAGIATATSGLSVSQSQLNTTGHNISNADTAGYVRQQVVQTDASYLKSGQYQVGTGTRIETIRQIRSVFLDRMYRNEQSTLSYWQIRSSTVESIEAAMNDLADDGGVQTALDEFFAAWEEVGKDPESSSARASLLGYAGSLVELFNQLETQLDQIQTNLDEQIVSMVEDINTIAGQVAALNKIIARCEVNGDRANDYRDEVNSLLDTLSQYVKINVTTDSNGMYNVSVGGVSLVNGTSVSELSCAANLANGSFHTVFWANSGLEPDLKSGMLLSLMEARGDVDGSAGSAGNGSPLESGAEEEDVDADAAVYDFTGESENLIAELRSGLNIMVSLLTRKINALHSGGEGLDGSTGIDFFVKIDEDLPFEIGNIQVNPQLEETDLIAASSIGGGNDGAVAAEIAAFAETEYFHCDGLAMTISAYYSELAGWLGTEGEEAESAAANQETLVEQAESSRESLSAVSMDEELANLLKYQHAYNASARVMSMIDGMLGRLIEETGLVGR; this is encoded by the coding sequence ATGGGCTCATCCTTTGCCGGCATAGCGACAGCGACATCAGGACTGAGCGTCAGTCAAAGTCAGCTGAATACGACAGGACACAATATTTCCAATGCCGATACGGCAGGCTATGTCCGCCAGCAGGTCGTGCAGACAGATGCCTCTTATCTCAAATCCGGTCAGTACCAGGTCGGTACGGGGACACGGATCGAAACCATACGCCAAATCCGCAGTGTATTTCTGGACAGAATGTACCGGAACGAGCAAAGCACGCTCAGCTACTGGCAGATCCGGTCCAGCACTGTTGAAAGCATTGAGGCGGCCATGAATGATCTGGCTGATGACGGCGGTGTCCAAACCGCGCTGGACGAATTCTTCGCCGCCTGGGAAGAGGTTGGCAAGGACCCGGAAAGCTCCTCGGCAAGAGCCTCTCTTTTGGGGTATGCCGGTTCCCTGGTGGAATTGTTCAACCAGCTTGAGACCCAGCTGGATCAGATTCAGACCAATCTTGACGAGCAGATCGTGTCCATGGTGGAGGATATCAATACGATCGCCGGGCAGGTGGCGGCGTTAAACAAAATCATCGCCCGCTGCGAGGTCAACGGCGATCGGGCCAATGATTACCGGGATGAGGTGAATTCCTTGTTGGACACCCTGTCCCAATATGTGAAGATCAATGTCACAACGGACAGCAACGGCATGTACAACGTGTCTGTCGGGGGAGTCAGTCTCGTGAACGGGACAAGTGTCAGTGAGCTGTCCTGTGCGGCCAATCTCGCAAACGGGTCCTTTCACACGGTTTTCTGGGCGAACAGCGGTCTGGAGCCGGACCTGAAAAGCGGGATGCTGCTCAGCCTGATGGAAGCCCGGGGGGACGTGGACGGAAGCGCGGGCAGCGCCGGAAACGGTTCCCCGCTGGAATCCGGGGCAGAAGAGGAGGACGTTGACGCGGACGCCGCTGTCTATGATTTCACGGGAGAAAGCGAGAACCTGATCGCCGAGCTGCGCAGCGGCCTCAACATCATGGTCAGTCTCCTGACGCGGAAAATCAATGCCCTGCACAGCGGCGGGGAGGGTCTGGACGGCAGTACCGGAATCGACTTTTTTGTCAAAATCGATGAGGATCTCCCTTTTGAGATCGGCAATATTCAGGTTAACCCGCAATTGGAGGAGACAGACCTGATCGCGGCCTCCAGTATCGGCGGCGGAAACGACGGGGCTGTTGCCGCCGAAATCGCGGCCTTTGCCGAGACGGAGTATTTTCACTGTGACGGACTGGCCATGACCATCAGCGCCTATTATTCCGAGCTGGCAGGCTGGCTGGGGACGGAAGGCGAGGAGGCCGAAAGCGCCGCCGCCAACCAGGAGACTCTGGTCGAGCAGGCTGAATCCAGCCGGGAATCCCTATCGGCCGTGTCTATGGATGAGGAACTGGCGAATTTGCTCAAATACCAGCACGCATACAATGCCAGTGCCAGGGTGATGTCCATGATCGACGGCATGCTGGGTAGACTGATTGAAGAAACGGGACTGGTCGGGAGGTAA
- the flgK gene encoding flagellar hook-associated protein FlgK, whose product MNSFFGLTVGLKGLTASQAALNTINHNISNAGTTGYSRQVVAQKASRALAAANGAGMVGTGVDITTIVQIRNVFLDRRYWQENAQYGEWQVKSSSLSELQSLLSSSSTDGLDDALSSFVSALEDLAGDPSDDSARSSVKAEAEAFCTYLNNMASTLEDLRSEANSAVKTKVDEINSLAGRISALNQQIYKAELTGGTANDLRDQRTVLVDQLSEIASIEVSETAVGTLADGQEDLRFSIKINGVSLVNHFSVKKLECSAISDGSASDGLYEVRWAETGNEVTFTGGEIKGDLDMAGGDGQDGAFKGIPYYLGQLNTFAQTLAKAFNEGVYADGETYGSGHAGGVGLDDGTGIRFFSYDGLSSEELMAGGTDLASIYGKITAANISLSAEVENDPGQIAASSVSGETENSANLTELIAMFSDSGVFANGSPEEFINAIYTTIGVETSLAGRISTLHENIAAQIDTNRTAVAGVSLDEETSNLIKYQLAYNAAAKVMSVMDEVLDVTINSLFAD is encoded by the coding sequence ATGAATTCATTTTTTGGGTTAACGGTCGGACTGAAAGGCCTCACCGCCAGCCAGGCCGCATTGAATACCATCAACCACAACATCAGCAATGCCGGCACGACCGGCTATTCCAGACAGGTTGTCGCCCAAAAGGCTTCCCGGGCCCTTGCTGCCGCCAATGGCGCCGGGATGGTCGGGACAGGGGTGGACATCACCACGATTGTCCAAATCCGCAACGTGTTTCTGGATCGCCGTTACTGGCAGGAAAATGCCCAATATGGGGAGTGGCAGGTGAAAAGCTCCTCTCTTTCCGAGCTCCAGTCCCTGCTCAGCAGTTCTTCCACCGACGGGCTGGATGATGCCTTAAGCAGCTTCGTGTCCGCTCTGGAGGATCTTGCCGGCGATCCCAGTGATGATTCGGCCCGGTCGTCGGTTAAGGCCGAGGCCGAGGCCTTTTGCACATATTTAAACAATATGGCCTCTACGCTGGAGGATCTGCGCTCCGAAGCCAACAGCGCGGTCAAAACCAAGGTAGATGAGATCAATTCTCTGGCCGGCCGGATTTCCGCCTTGAATCAGCAGATTTACAAGGCTGAGCTGACCGGAGGCACGGCCAATGACCTGCGCGACCAGCGAACGGTATTGGTCGATCAGCTTTCGGAGATCGCCAGTATTGAAGTCAGTGAGACAGCGGTCGGAACCTTGGCTGACGGACAGGAAGACTTGCGGTTCAGCATCAAAATCAACGGAGTGAGCTTAGTCAATCATTTCAGTGTGAAAAAGCTGGAATGCTCTGCCATCAGCGACGGCTCGGCCAGCGACGGCCTGTATGAGGTCCGCTGGGCCGAGACCGGAAACGAGGTAACCTTCACAGGCGGGGAGATCAAGGGTGATCTGGATATGGCCGGCGGGGACGGTCAGGACGGGGCGTTCAAAGGCATTCCCTATTACCTGGGCCAGCTGAATACCTTTGCCCAGACTCTGGCCAAGGCCTTTAATGAAGGGGTCTACGCCGATGGAGAAACTTACGGCAGCGGGCACGCCGGCGGGGTCGGCCTGGATGACGGCACGGGAATCCGGTTTTTTTCCTATGACGGATTATCCTCGGAGGAGCTCATGGCGGGCGGAACAGATCTGGCCTCGATTTATGGCAAGATTACCGCGGCCAATATCTCCCTGAGCGCGGAGGTGGAAAATGATCCCGGTCAGATCGCGGCCTCTTCCGTGAGCGGGGAAACGGAAAACAGTGCCAACCTTACTGAATTGATCGCCATGTTCAGTGATTCCGGGGTGTTTGCCAACGGCTCTCCGGAAGAGTTCATCAATGCCATCTACACCACGATAGGGGTGGAAACCTCTCTGGCGGGACGGATCTCAACCCTGCACGAAAACATCGCCGCTCAGATTGACACCAACCGGACTGCGGTAGCGGGAGTTTCGCTGGACGAGGAAACCTCCAACCTGATCAAATACCAGCTGGCCTATAACGCGGCGGCCAAGGTGATGAGCGTGATGGATGAAGTTCTCGATGTGACGATCAACTCTTTATTCGCGGATTGA
- the flgL gene encoding flagellar hook-associated protein FlgL, with translation MRITNTMIIQNTIARINDNLVRLSKLQAQASSQKKIEVPSDDPVVASRSLKLTSYVAKIQQQQKNAEDAGSWMTYTDSALEQIGDILTTIREKTVEAANGTLTAEDQAKILAEIEELESGIIEIANSAYGGRYVLAGYSTDEAPVEAVSTAVGDMITYNGKYLSLGGVVSASVSDSDLEAFYLDNMDHISGQAELTSAVFTNYTAASPALSFTVTLDGVSQTISLTDGTTYDPDSLAAALQSGLNSAFPSSSGQVSPLIEVSQTGGKIVLTVQDGDRIAINSGTLEVSELGFADGMTSAAGDSEEIRYKVGTNNWVTVNVEGSDVLGEGTDNLFNTLAKLKLALSGETQYKTAAYDQTSGVSVVTEDLDLSGLLADLDDDINRVLVARAELGARTGYVELTQTRLDNNELTYTELLSQNDDADLAEVSIHLASAQAAYEATLAAGAKVMQNTLLDYIK, from the coding sequence ATGAGAATCACCAATACGATGATCATTCAAAACACGATTGCCAGGATTAATGATAACCTGGTCAGGCTTTCCAAGCTGCAGGCCCAGGCCTCGTCCCAGAAAAAGATCGAGGTTCCTTCCGATGATCCGGTAGTGGCCTCCAGGTCTCTGAAGCTGACCAGCTATGTCGCCAAGATCCAGCAGCAGCAGAAAAACGCCGAGGACGCCGGCTCCTGGATGACCTATACGGACTCCGCCCTGGAACAGATCGGCGATATCTTAACCACCATCCGGGAAAAGACAGTAGAAGCGGCAAACGGAACCCTCACCGCCGAGGACCAGGCCAAAATCCTGGCGGAAATCGAGGAGCTGGAGAGCGGGATCATTGAGATCGCCAATTCCGCTTACGGGGGCAGGTATGTCCTGGCCGGCTACAGTACGGATGAAGCGCCGGTAGAGGCCGTCTCCACCGCGGTGGGGGACATGATCACTTACAACGGAAAATATTTATCCCTTGGCGGCGTGGTCTCAGCTTCGGTTTCCGACAGCGATCTGGAGGCTTTTTATTTGGACAATATGGATCACATCAGCGGCCAGGCGGAGCTCACTTCAGCTGTCTTTACCAACTATACGGCGGCTTCACCGGCCCTGAGCTTTACCGTAACCCTGGACGGAGTCAGCCAGACCATCAGCCTGACGGACGGGACCACCTATGATCCTGATTCTCTGGCGGCAGCCCTGCAGAGCGGGCTGAACAGCGCTTTCCCTTCCTCCTCCGGCCAAGTCAGCCCCCTGATTGAAGTCAGTCAGACCGGCGGAAAAATCGTGCTTACGGTTCAGGATGGCGACAGGATAGCGATCAACAGCGGGACGCTCGAGGTCAGTGAGCTGGGGTTTGCCGATGGGATGACCTCCGCGGCCGGGGACAGCGAGGAGATTCGTTATAAAGTGGGGACCAACAACTGGGTGACGGTCAATGTGGAAGGCTCTGACGTTTTGGGCGAGGGGACGGACAACCTCTTCAATACGCTCGCCAAGCTCAAGCTGGCCTTGAGCGGGGAAACCCAGTATAAGACGGCAGCCTATGACCAGACGAGCGGTGTCTCTGTTGTGACGGAGGATCTGGACCTATCCGGACTGCTGGCGGATCTGGATGACGACATCAACCGGGTTCTGGTGGCCAGAGCCGAGCTGGGGGCCAGAACCGGCTATGTGGAGCTGACCCAGACCCGGTTGGACAACAATGAGCTGACCTATACGGAATTGCTTTCCCAAAATGACGATGCCGATCTGGCCGAGGTCAGTATTCATCTGGCCAGCGCCCAGGCGGCCTATGAAGCCACTTTAGCGGCCGGGGCCAAGGTCATGCAAAACACTTTGCTGGATTATATCAAATAG
- the fliD gene encoding flagellar filament capping protein FliD has protein sequence MTSISSYSTTTRITGLVSGLDVDGIVESLMEAEEIPLEKLKQKQQLLEWKQDAYREAANLLRAFADQYLNYANSSSNMLSQSAYRQYALSSSDESVVTITAGTEAAAGSHTVSVQNLAAAASYKSAAAVTSPITASAAADFTAAAGGDFIVELDGTQYRVSLAEGTTGPEDLQEAIDEAVGSGKIKVSDTNGDGTGRITLTKAEDSGIGTITLSDAGDSGTLAALGFSGEDSLTNYLDTTATLEEISARLATPISFDAGGEVSLTINEVSFTFSQSTTLAGMLEEINASGAGVTMTYSTDSDSFVITADQTGAGRTLSLSETDSAFLEATGLSVYTAGEDAVVLIDGQKYTRSGNSLTVSGITYTLKAESTETQTVAVTQDTAAVYEKISGFVEAYNTLIDSINSMISQEYDRDYQPLTADQKAEMSDDEIEAWEKKAKTGMLENDSTLAALLRNMRSALYTSVSGVSLHLTEIGITTSSAYEDKGKLIIDEEALKEAIESDPEGVMDLFAQESQSYSGTTTVVNLTAEKRKVRTSEEGLAYRIYDLLQDNISTYTGIDGQKGLLIEKAGLEGDGSEYDNTLTARLEKYGEEVDAMLARLEEKEEYYYEKYSAMETYISQMNTQLETLLSYLE, from the coding sequence ATGACGAGCATCAGCAGTTATTCCACGACAACCCGGATCACCGGACTGGTCAGCGGTTTGGATGTCGACGGCATTGTGGAATCCTTAATGGAGGCCGAGGAAATCCCTCTGGAAAAGTTAAAGCAGAAGCAGCAGCTGCTGGAATGGAAACAGGATGCCTACAGGGAAGCAGCCAATTTATTGAGGGCTTTCGCCGATCAATATCTCAATTACGCCAACTCCTCCTCCAACATGCTTTCCCAGTCCGCTTACCGGCAATACGCCCTGAGCTCCAGCGACGAATCCGTGGTAACCATCACCGCCGGCACGGAGGCGGCCGCCGGTTCACATACCGTTTCGGTCCAGAACCTGGCGGCGGCCGCCTCGTACAAAAGCGCCGCGGCGGTGACCAGCCCGATAACGGCCTCCGCCGCCGCCGATTTCACGGCGGCGGCGGGAGGGGACTTTATCGTGGAGCTTGACGGGACCCAGTACCGGGTCAGCCTGGCTGAAGGGACGACCGGTCCGGAGGATCTGCAGGAAGCGATCGATGAGGCGGTGGGAAGCGGCAAAATTAAGGTCTCGGATACCAATGGAGACGGAACCGGGAGGATCACCCTGACCAAGGCTGAGGACAGCGGGATCGGCACGATCACCCTCAGTGACGCCGGTGATAGCGGCACCCTGGCCGCCCTGGGCTTTTCCGGGGAGGATAGTCTGACCAATTATCTGGATACCACGGCCACCCTGGAGGAAATTTCCGCCAGACTGGCGACGCCGATTTCCTTTGATGCCGGGGGAGAGGTCAGCCTGACCATCAACGAGGTCAGCTTTACCTTTTCCCAAAGCACCACACTTGCCGGGATGCTGGAGGAGATCAATGCCTCCGGGGCCGGAGTGACCATGACCTACAGCACAGACAGCGACAGCTTTGTCATCACGGCCGATCAGACCGGGGCGGGCCGGACGCTCAGCCTCAGCGAAACGGACAGCGCCTTTCTGGAGGCCACCGGGCTCAGTGTCTATACGGCGGGAGAGGACGCGGTGGTCCTGATCGACGGTCAAAAATACACCCGCAGCGGCAATTCCCTGACCGTAAGCGGCATCACCTATACCCTGAAAGCGGAAAGCACCGAGACACAGACCGTAGCGGTGACCCAGGATACCGCCGCTGTCTATGAAAAAATAAGCGGCTTCGTGGAAGCCTACAACACCCTGATTGATTCCATCAACAGCATGATTTCCCAGGAATACGACCGGGACTATCAGCCGCTGACCGCTGATCAAAAGGCCGAGATGTCTGATGATGAGATCGAGGCCTGGGAGAAAAAGGCCAAAACCGGAATGCTGGAAAACGATTCAACCCTGGCCGCTCTGCTGCGAAATATGCGTTCGGCCCTGTATACATCGGTGAGCGGGGTTTCCCTTCATCTCACAGAGATCGGGATCACGACCAGCAGCGCTTATGAAGACAAGGGCAAGCTGATCATTGACGAGGAAGCGCTGAAGGAGGCGATCGAATCCGATCCGGAAGGGGTGATGGACCTGTTCGCCCAGGAATCGCAATCCTATTCCGGGACGACGACGGTCGTCAACCTGACAGCGGAAAAAAGAAAGGTGCGGACGAGTGAAGAGGGACTGGCCTACCGGATCTATGATCTTCTTCAGGACAATATTTCCACTTATACCGGAATTGACGGGCAAAAAGGACTGCTGATCGAAAAAGCCGGCCTGGAAGGCGACGGCTCGGAATATGACAACACCCTGACCGCCCGCCTGGAAAAATACGGAGAAGAGGTGGACGCCATGCTGGCCAGACTGGAGGAGAAGGAAGAGTATTATTATGAAAAATATTCGGCCATGGAGACCTATATCAGCCAAATGAACACCCAGCTGGAAACTCTCCTGTCCTACCTGGAATAG
- a CDS encoding carbon storage regulator, with translation MLVVGRKPGEYVMIDDTIKIKVVRTEDGCLRLAIQAPREMRILRGEIYEKEKRKKVRLSRAECFRTDYGIWTDGNPGAGSQI, from the coding sequence ATGCTGGTAGTCGGAAGAAAGCCCGGCGAGTATGTGATGATCGACGACACCATCAAGATCAAGGTCGTAAGAACGGAAGACGGCTGTTTGCGGCTGGCGATCCAGGCCCCGCGGGAAATGAGAATCCTGCGGGGCGAGATATACGAGAAAGAAAAGCGCAAAAAAGTCAGATTGTCCAGGGCAGAGTGTTTCAGGACAGATTACGGTATTTGGACAGACGGCAACCCGGGAGCCGGAAGTCAAATATAA
- a CDS encoding flagellin, translating to MKINSNIAALNTLNQLTQNEKSTNSSLAKLSSGLRINSAADDAAGLAISEKMKGQIRGLDQASSNAEDGISLVQTAEGALSETESILQRMRELAVQAASDTNTNADRVNIQDELSQLIDEVDRISQTTQFNTKNLLDGSMSGIVAADSANVLTNTQLSTTASTDVLTALTDDNGDNLGIEENDTIKVSWSVNGELQTASLTVGSSDTLATLFGLADLAADGTAVVDASTGDIALTAFGAGFAGAIGAITVEVYGADGKENAEASSILSSFSETTAAQEGKATDGRCVLQIGANSGQTMNVTISDMGADALGIANLDVSSQDGANIAISVIDQATSKVSAQRSYLGAVQNRLEHTINNLDTAAENLSAAQSQIADVDMAAEMMEYTKNSVLTQAATAMLAQANQQPQQVLTLLQ from the coding sequence ATGAAAATCAACAGCAATATCGCGGCCCTCAACACGTTGAACCAACTGACCCAAAACGAGAAAAGCACCAACAGCTCCTTAGCCAAATTATCTTCAGGCTTGCGGATCAACAGTGCGGCCGACGACGCGGCGGGCCTGGCGATCAGCGAGAAAATGAAGGGCCAGATTCGGGGCCTGGATCAGGCCAGCAGCAACGCGGAAGACGGGATTTCCCTGGTCCAGACCGCGGAAGGAGCCCTGTCGGAGACCGAGAGCATCCTGCAAAGAATGAGGGAGCTCGCCGTCCAGGCCGCCTCTGATACCAATACCAATGCCGACAGGGTCAATATCCAGGATGAATTATCCCAGCTGATCGATGAAGTGGACCGCATCAGCCAGACCACTCAGTTTAACACCAAGAACCTGCTGGACGGTTCGATGAGCGGCATCGTGGCGGCGGACTCGGCCAATGTCCTGACCAACACCCAGCTTTCAACAACAGCAAGCACGGATGTCCTGACGGCCTTAACCGATGACAACGGGGACAACCTGGGCATAGAAGAAAACGATACGATCAAGGTATCCTGGTCGGTCAACGGGGAATTGCAGACCGCTTCCCTGACCGTAGGCAGCAGTGACACTCTGGCCACCCTGTTTGGGCTGGCTGATCTGGCCGCCGACGGCACGGCCGTCGTTGACGCCTCGACAGGGGATATCGCCCTGACGGCCTTTGGAGCCGGGTTTGCGGGCGCGATCGGAGCGATAACCGTTGAGGTTTACGGTGCGGACGGGAAGGAAAACGCGGAGGCGTCCAGCATCCTTTCTTCCTTCAGCGAAACCACCGCCGCCCAGGAAGGCAAGGCCACAGACGGACGGTGCGTTCTGCAGATCGGGGCCAACTCCGGTCAGACCATGAATGTGACCATATCGGATATGGGGGCCGACGCTCTTGGGATCGCCAATCTGGATGTGTCCAGCCAGGACGGGGCCAATATCGCGATTTCCGTGATTGATCAGGCCACCTCAAAGGTATCTGCTCAGCGCTCCTATCTGGGGGCGGTGCAGAACCGTCTGGAGCATACCATCAATAACCTGGACACGGCCGCGGAAAATCTGAGCGCGGCCCAGTCCCAGATCGCCGATGTCGATATGGCGGCGGAAATGATGGAGTACACGAAGAACAGCGTGCTGACTCAGGCCGCCACGGCCATGCTGGCCCAGGCCAATCAGCAGCCCCAGCAGGTGCTGACCCTGCTCCAATAA